In Methanomassiliicoccales archaeon, a genomic segment contains:
- a CDS encoding FAD-binding oxidoreductase gives MEPRVLGRIAEIVGESNCSTRSADLYTYGFDSSIHHRSPEVVVRPDSTQQVSQLLHLANDERVPVVPRGAGTGLCGSAVPLEGGMVLDMTRMDRILEVRVEDLLCVCEAGVIYDRLMEALAPHKFSIPTAPGSGEACTMGGMVATNASGMRAIKYGAIRDYVLGLEVVLADGEVIQVGGRTLKNASGYQLERLFVGSEGTLGVITKATLRIVPKPKKAAMIVAAFETLELAGRCVSSIIAKPIIPSAIELMDSTCIKAVNKTVKAGFPDVEALCMIEVDGEPEMVEKESTMVQQLCWEVGAKSVELSADPKQMAKWTYGRKSIMSSLSRYGTGLVSVSLADDMAVPISRIPEAVVAFQGIAKENGVIIGTYGHAADGNLHTKMLLDPTSADDWQRGEKAVGQVFDAVISLGGTVTGEHGVGISKAPYMQKERASTLQTMLAIKHALDPNNILNPGKIMQWQGSILTKLRYPCERYQA, from the coding sequence TTGGAGCCGCGGGTTCTCGGGCGGATAGCGGAGATCGTGGGTGAAAGCAATTGCTCCACCAGATCGGCGGACCTGTACACCTACGGTTTCGACTCTTCCATCCATCACAGATCGCCCGAGGTGGTGGTGCGACCGGACTCCACGCAACAGGTATCCCAGCTTCTGCATCTCGCCAATGATGAGCGCGTGCCAGTCGTCCCCCGGGGAGCGGGGACAGGGCTCTGCGGCAGCGCGGTGCCATTGGAAGGCGGCATGGTCTTGGACATGACGAGGATGGACCGCATCCTCGAGGTTAGGGTCGAGGATCTGCTATGCGTTTGCGAGGCCGGGGTAATCTATGACCGTTTGATGGAAGCTCTGGCCCCACACAAGTTCTCCATTCCCACGGCACCAGGCAGTGGGGAGGCCTGCACCATGGGGGGCATGGTGGCCACGAACGCCTCGGGCATGAGGGCCATCAAGTACGGCGCCATCCGGGACTACGTTCTTGGATTGGAGGTGGTGCTGGCGGACGGCGAGGTCATCCAAGTTGGTGGCAGGACGCTCAAGAACGCCTCCGGTTATCAGCTGGAACGATTATTCGTGGGAAGCGAAGGAACGCTGGGCGTCATCACCAAGGCCACACTGCGCATCGTTCCCAAACCGAAGAAAGCGGCCATGATCGTGGCGGCCTTCGAGACCCTCGAGCTCGCTGGTAGATGCGTCTCCAGCATAATCGCCAAGCCTATCATTCCCTCGGCCATCGAGCTCATGGACTCCACCTGCATCAAGGCGGTGAACAAGACCGTCAAGGCGGGCTTCCCGGACGTGGAAGCGCTGTGCATGATCGAGGTGGACGGGGAACCGGAGATGGTGGAGAAGGAATCGACGATGGTGCAGCAGCTATGCTGGGAGGTAGGGGCCAAGAGCGTGGAGCTCTCCGCCGACCCCAAGCAGATGGCCAAGTGGACCTATGGCCGCAAGAGCATCATGTCCTCGCTCAGCCGCTACGGGACCGGCCTCGTCTCGGTCTCGTTGGCGGACGACATGGCGGTGCCGATCTCTCGCATCCCGGAGGCGGTGGTGGCGTTCCAGGGGATAGCCAAGGAGAACGGGGTCATCATCGGCACTTACGGTCACGCCGCCGATGGCAATCTACATACGAAAATGCTCCTCGATCCGACATCGGCGGACGACTGGCAGAGGGGAGAGAAAGCGGTGGGACAGGTGTTCGACGCGGTCATTTCGCTAGGCGGCACGGTGACGGGAGAGCATGGCGTGGGCATATCCAAGGCACCGTACATGCAGAAGGAGCGGGCATCCACCCTGCAGACGATGCTGGCGATCAAGCACGCTCTGGACCCCAACAACATCCTGAACCCGGGCAAGATTATGCAGTGGCAGGGGAGCATTCTCACCAAGTTGCGCTATCCCTGCGAACGATACCAGGCCTAG
- a CDS encoding site-2 protease family protein translates to MYDEYGALRVSSGKSKIRFGRVEIRHMVIAVLALTLAFTVVYLQGYGLWGSLPAIVELFAVSGIAVVTGFLLHELMHKFVAQRYGAWAEFRIFPFGLLMAIVFSFLGFVFAAPGAVYIQGRLTRRQNGLISLAGPGTNLIIGGSALAAWYLLPESGIVSFVLYFVGSVNAILALFNLLPIPPLDGSKVLSWNIPIYIAALAASAVMFAVSFRLI, encoded by the coding sequence ATGTACGACGAATACGGCGCTCTGCGTGTATCATCGGGCAAAAGCAAGATCAGGTTCGGGCGAGTGGAGATCAGGCACATGGTCATCGCGGTGCTAGCTCTCACCCTGGCATTCACCGTGGTGTATCTTCAAGGCTATGGGCTCTGGGGTTCTCTCCCGGCGATTGTGGAGCTATTCGCGGTCTCGGGCATCGCTGTGGTTACTGGTTTCCTTCTGCACGAGCTGATGCACAAGTTCGTGGCGCAACGATACGGCGCCTGGGCGGAGTTTCGCATCTTCCCCTTCGGTCTGCTGATGGCCATCGTCTTCTCTTTCCTCGGTTTCGTGTTCGCTGCGCCTGGAGCGGTCTACATCCAAGGGAGGCTCACCCGCAGGCAGAACGGTCTGATCAGCCTAGCTGGTCCTGGAACCAACTTGATCATCGGAGGGAGTGCGCTGGCGGCCTGGTACCTGCTTCCAGAGTCGGGGATCGTTTCCTTTGTGCTCTATTTCGTTGGATCGGTGAACGCCATTCTAGCGCTTTTCAACCTGCTGCCAATACCACCCCTCGACGGCTCGAAGGTGCTCAGCTGGAACATCCCCATCTACATCGCCGCCCTGGCGGCGTCGGCAGTCATGTTCGCAGTGTCCTTCCGATTGATCTGA
- a CDS encoding phosphoadenosine phosphosulfate reductase family protein: MAHSDPRHGKVTYRWCDHCNTLLLGQKCSICSSSGREFSVSRPGDIRPALTGSADQLRRLVEKHFRCGERLNGVAIFLNKVAGEDRVDEVIVQGRTIAVLRFDVQRQELLLDLKEDGALLLFKHAKKGIVKLKPLGGHLQGKNLAGDQVLEANGDFSAGDPLIALTGNLVCAASARVSSSQLRTAEKTVHIAGAANAEGAWEAGKSKARAFVEANIEHLKVMESKGVSDIKSFVSQQKLPVTLSFSGGKDSLACYGLAKKAVKDLTLVFVNTGLEFPETIRYVHEFALAHGDKLLEANAGSIFWEQVEAFGPPAKDFRWCCKVCKLAPLTDIIERTYAEGTITIEGNRALESFARSGMEFVERNPFVPNQVVLNPIRGWIAADVWAYIWWKGLEYNPLYEQDFERIGCYLCPSCLASEWRTTKDIHPDLHRQWTEHLRAWAKESGGSDDFVRYGFWRWKVLPAKMRLLAENLKLQVPKQRADRLKLTMVKGISPCITGGYSIEGVIAVPRRRPFLRVAEVLKTVGKTRCSEEYEIALTKGNEATIKAFGGGQVVATGATPEKAANAFEAGVKAFLRAELCTMCGICVKNCKRRAITLKDGPLVDEELCSQCGKCTEACVVAHYYDKLVT; encoded by the coding sequence ATGGCACACAGCGACCCCAGGCACGGCAAGGTCACCTACCGTTGGTGCGATCACTGCAACACCCTATTGCTCGGGCAAAAATGTTCCATCTGCTCATCGTCTGGGCGTGAGTTCAGTGTCTCCAGGCCCGGGGACATCCGACCGGCGCTCACGGGAAGCGCGGATCAACTCCGAAGGCTGGTGGAGAAGCATTTCCGCTGCGGCGAGAGGTTGAACGGCGTGGCAATTTTCCTGAACAAGGTCGCCGGTGAGGACCGGGTGGACGAGGTCATCGTTCAGGGGCGGACCATCGCCGTGCTGCGCTTCGACGTTCAACGACAAGAGCTCCTTCTCGATCTGAAAGAGGACGGGGCGCTGCTGCTGTTCAAGCATGCCAAGAAAGGCATCGTCAAGCTCAAGCCCCTGGGAGGACACTTACAAGGGAAGAATCTAGCCGGTGACCAAGTGCTGGAGGCGAACGGCGACTTCTCCGCCGGAGACCCCCTTATCGCGCTCACTGGCAATCTCGTATGCGCGGCGAGCGCCCGCGTCTCTTCCTCGCAGCTGAGGACGGCAGAGAAGACGGTGCACATCGCCGGCGCCGCCAACGCCGAGGGTGCTTGGGAAGCAGGCAAGAGCAAGGCGCGGGCCTTCGTCGAAGCGAACATCGAACATCTGAAGGTCATGGAATCCAAAGGCGTCAGTGACATCAAGTCCTTCGTCAGCCAGCAGAAGCTGCCCGTGACCCTTTCCTTCAGCGGGGGCAAGGATTCACTGGCCTGCTACGGGCTGGCCAAGAAAGCGGTCAAGGACCTGACCCTCGTCTTCGTCAACACCGGGCTGGAGTTCCCGGAGACCATCCGATACGTGCACGAGTTCGCCTTGGCTCACGGCGACAAGTTGCTGGAAGCCAACGCAGGATCGATCTTCTGGGAGCAGGTGGAGGCATTCGGACCTCCGGCGAAGGACTTCCGCTGGTGCTGCAAGGTGTGCAAGCTTGCGCCCCTCACCGATATCATCGAGCGGACCTATGCGGAAGGCACGATCACGATAGAGGGGAACCGCGCCCTCGAGTCCTTCGCCCGCTCAGGCATGGAGTTCGTGGAGCGGAACCCCTTCGTCCCTAACCAGGTGGTGCTCAATCCCATTCGAGGCTGGATAGCGGCGGACGTCTGGGCCTACATCTGGTGGAAGGGATTGGAGTACAACCCCCTCTACGAGCAGGATTTCGAACGCATCGGCTGCTACCTCTGCCCCTCATGCCTTGCGAGCGAGTGGCGCACGACCAAGGACATCCATCCCGATCTGCATAGGCAGTGGACCGAGCACCTGCGGGCCTGGGCGAAGGAGAGCGGGGGTTCGGATGATTTCGTCAGGTACGGCTTTTGGCGCTGGAAGGTGCTCCCGGCGAAGATGCGACTGCTGGCAGAGAACCTCAAGCTACAGGTGCCGAAGCAGCGGGCGGACCGCCTCAAGCTGACCATGGTCAAGGGGATCAGTCCTTGCATCACTGGTGGCTACTCGATAGAAGGGGTCATAGCCGTGCCTCGAAGGCGGCCTTTCCTTCGGGTGGCTGAGGTGCTTAAGACGGTGGGCAAGACCAGATGCTCGGAGGAGTACGAGATCGCCCTGACCAAAGGGAACGAGGCCACGATCAAGGCGTTCGGAGGAGGACAGGTCGTGGCCACAGGGGCGACGCCGGAGAAGGCGGCGAATGCCTTCGAAGCGGGAGTGAAGGCCTTCTTGCGGGCGGAGCTATGCACCATGTGCGGCATCTGTGTCAAGAACTGCAAACGAAGGGCCATCACCTTGAAGGATGGTCCATTGGTGGATGAGGAGCTCTGCTCGCAGTGCGGCAAGTGCACCGAGGCCTGTGTCGTCGCCCACTATTACGACAAGCTGGTCACCTGA
- a CDS encoding transglutaminase-like domain-containing protein yields the protein MNKRGKIAIVAAVAILVVVAILLIPVMQNLLAMFFQKRIPTYSEYRVQRDLIVDANGGTVNNFTIDVPVLSDVNRTGQVQFVSNVVYDPAPTFLSKAGMEWAVWEHDVLQGSQRSTVRVTFDLRVEAKVWSCASTESLNISDIPAPLVSRYSGDEWMIVVNDPGIQTQAQDLVQGEQNVHHALESIYRWVIGNIRYPQGSADRDSQSSVDTLASKVGDCDDQAMLFCALARASGIPAWVQLGALYSSSGNKWGGHGWVQTYIPLKGGSGEYVTIDTVNREFLIWSPNRYVDYTDDGNGEHLRDYYFSFYCSYEPGTYSIGDGPIYSESYVSLMHHDSSEFIRLVDLNPFQNMAMAEIRRSDTVPA from the coding sequence ATGAACAAACGGGGGAAGATCGCGATCGTGGCGGCGGTGGCCATCCTGGTCGTAGTGGCCATCTTGCTGATCCCTGTGATGCAGAACCTGCTGGCAATGTTCTTCCAGAAACGCATTCCCACCTACAGTGAGTACCGGGTGCAGAGGGACCTGATCGTGGATGCGAATGGAGGTACGGTGAACAACTTCACCATCGACGTGCCGGTCCTGTCCGATGTCAACCGGACCGGGCAAGTGCAGTTCGTTTCGAATGTGGTCTATGATCCCGCTCCCACCTTCTTGTCAAAGGCAGGAATGGAATGGGCCGTTTGGGAGCATGACGTCCTTCAAGGCTCGCAGAGATCCACCGTCAGGGTCACCTTCGATCTTCGGGTGGAGGCCAAGGTCTGGTCATGTGCCAGCACGGAATCGCTCAACATCTCTGACATACCTGCCCCGCTGGTGTCTAGGTACTCGGGAGACGAATGGATGATCGTGGTGAACGATCCAGGCATCCAGACCCAGGCACAGGACCTAGTCCAGGGGGAGCAGAACGTGCACCACGCCCTGGAATCGATCTATCGATGGGTCATAGGCAACATCCGCTACCCGCAAGGCTCGGCGGACCGCGATTCCCAGAGCAGCGTCGACACCCTGGCGAGCAAGGTGGGCGATTGCGACGACCAGGCCATGCTTTTCTGCGCCCTTGCCAGGGCATCCGGAATCCCGGCCTGGGTGCAGCTGGGGGCTCTATACAGCAGTTCCGGCAACAAATGGGGCGGGCATGGCTGGGTCCAGACATACATCCCGCTCAAAGGCGGCAGCGGGGAATATGTCACCATCGACACCGTGAACAGGGAGTTCTTGATATGGTCCCCCAATCGGTACGTGGACTACACGGACGACGGTAACGGGGAGCACCTGCGCGACTACTATTTCTCCTTCTACTGTTCATACGAGCCGGGCACCTATTCTATCGGTGATGGGCCGATCTACAGCGAGAGCTACGTGAGCCTGATGCACCACGACTCCTCGGAGTTCATACGGCTCGTCGACCTGAACCCGTTCCAGAATATGGCCATGGCCGAGATCAGGCGGTCCGATACCGTTCCGGCCTAG